In a single window of the Elaeis guineensis isolate ETL-2024a chromosome 6, EG11, whole genome shotgun sequence genome:
- the LOC140858412 gene encoding acidic endochitinase-like translates to MATNQLLPLLLLALVAGSHAGSIAVYWGQNGNEGTLADTCSSGLYAYVNLAFLTTFGNGQTPVLNLAGHCDPSAGTCTSLSSDIQSCQSQGVKVLLSLGGASGSYSLSSADDAQSVANYLWDNFLGGSSSSRPLGDAVLDGIDFDIEATNGDFFDDLAKDLAQFSSQGKKVYLTAAPQCPYPDAHLNTALQTGIFDYVWIQFYNNPSCEYSSGSIDNLTSAWRTWISSVTATSFFLGLPASSAAAGSGYIPPDVLISQVLPAIKSIGKYGGIMLWNRYYDELNNYSATVKSSV, encoded by the coding sequence ATGGCCACCAACCAactcctccctctcctcctcctcgccCTGGTCGCCGGCTCCCATGCGGGCAGCATCGCTGTCTACTGGGGCCAGAACGGCAATGAGGGCACCCTCGCCGACACCTGCTCCAGCGGCCTCTACGCCTACGTCAACCTCGCCTTCCTCACCACATTCGGCAACGGCCAGACCCCCGTCCTCAATCTCGCAGGCCACTGCGACCCCAGCGCCGGTACCTGCACCAGCCTCTCCTCCGACATCCAGTCCTGCCAGTCTCAGGGCGTCAAGGTCCTCCTCTCCCTCGGCGGTGCCTCCGGAAGCTACTCCCTCTCCTCCGCCGACGACGCCCAAAGCGTCGCCAACTACCTTTGGGACAACTTCCTTGGTGGCAGCTCCTCCTCTCGCCCCCTCGGCGATGCCGTCCTCGATGGCATCGACTTCGACATCGAGGCAACCAACGGAGACTTCTTCGACGACCTTGCAAAGGATCTGGCGCAGTTCAGCAGCCAGGGAAAGAAGGTCTACCTCACGGCGGCGCCACAGTGCCCGTACCCCGATGCGCACCTCAACACGGCGCTGCAGACTGGGATTTTCGACTATGTTTGGATCCAGTTCTACAACAACCCATCGTGCGAGTACTCCTCAGGGAGTATCGACAATTTGACCAGTGCGTGGAGAACCTGGATATCGAGCGTGACGGCGACCAGCTTTTTCTTGGGCTTGCCGGCGTCGTCCGCTGCGGCCGGGAGCGGATACATTCCCCCCGACGTGCTGATCTCTCAGGTGCTGCCGGCAATTAAGAGCATTGGTAAGTATGGTGGGATAATGCTGTGGAACAGGTACTACGATGAGCTGAACAACTATAGCGCCACCGTGAAGAGTAGCGTTTGA
- the LOC140858413 gene encoding acidic endochitinase-like, translated as MATNQLLPLLLLALVAGSHAGSIAVYWGQNGNEGTLADTCSSGLYAYVILAFLTTFGNGQTPVLNLAGHCDPNAGTCTSLSSDIQSCQSQGVIVLLSLGGGSGSYSLSSTDDAQNVANYLWDNFLGGSSSSRPLGDAVLDGIDFDIEATNGDFFDDLAKDLAQFSSQGKKVYLTAAPQCPYPDAHLNTALQTGIFDYVWIQFYNNPPCQYSSGSIDNLTGAWSTWISSVTATNFFLGLPASTDAAGSGYIPPDVLTSQVLPAIKGTAKYGGIMLWNRYYDEQNNYSTTVKGSV; from the coding sequence ATGGCCACCAACcaactcctccccctcctcctcctcgccCTCGTCGCCGGCTCCCATGCGGGCAGCATCGCTGTCTACTGGGGCCAGAACGGCAATGAGGGCACCCTCGCCGACACCTGCTCCAGCGGCCTCTACGCCTACGTCATCCTCGCCTTCCTCACCACATTCGGCAACGGCCAGACCCCCGTCCTCAACCTCGCAGGCCACTGCGACCCCAACGCAGGCACCTGCACCAGCCTCTCCTCCGACATCCAGTCCTGCCAGTCCCAGGGTGTCATCGTCCTTCTCTCCCTCGGCGGTGGCTCCGGCAGCTACTCCCTCTCCTCCACCGACGATGCCCAGAACGTCGCCAACTACCTCTGGGACAACTTCCTTGGCGGCAGCTCCTCCTCTCGCCCCCTCGGCGACGCCGTCCTCGATGGCATCGACTTCGACATCGAGGCGACCAACGGAGACTTCTTCGACGACCTTGCAAAGGATCTGGCGCAGTTCAGCAGCCAGGGAAAGAAGGTCTACCTCACGGCGGCGCCACAGTGCCCGTACCCCGACGCGCACCTCAACACGGCGCTGCAGACCGGGATTTTCGACTATGTCTGGATCCAGTTCTACAACAACCCACCGTGCCAGTACTCCTCGGGGAGCATCGACAATTTGACCGGTGCGTGGAGCACCTGGATATCGAGCGTGACGGCGACCAACTTTTTCTTGGGCTTGCCGGCGTCGACCGATGCGGCCGGCAGCGGGTACATCCCCCCCGACGTGCTGACTTCTCAGGTTCTGCCGGCAATTAAGGGCACTGCCAAGTATGGTGGAATCATGCTGTGGAACCGGTACTACGATGAGCAGAACAACTACAGCACCACCGTGAAGGGTAGCGTTTGA
- the LOC140858411 gene encoding hevamine-A-like: MATNQLLPLFLLALVAGSHAGSIAVYWGQNGNEGTLADTCSSGLYAYVILAFLTTFGNGQTPVLNLAGHCDPNAGTCTSLSSDIQSCQSQGVIVLLSLGGASGSYSLSSADDAQNVANYLWDNFLGGSSSSRPLGDAVLDGIDFDIEATNGDFFDDLAKDLAQFSSQGKKVYLTAAPQCPYPDAHLNTALQTGIFDYVWIQFYNNPPCQYSSGSIDNLTGAWSTWISSVTATNFFLGLPASTDAAGSGYIPPDVLTSQVLPAIKGTANYGGIMLWNRYYDEQNNYSATVKDSV, from the coding sequence ATGGCCACCAACCAGCTCCTCCCCCTCTTCCTCCTCGCCCTAGTCGCCGGCTCCCATGCGGGCAGCATCGCTGTCTACTGGGGCCAGAACGGCAATGAGGGCACCCTCGCCGACACCTGCTCCAGTGGCCTCTACGCCTACGTTATCCTTGCCTTCCTCACCACATTCGGCAATGGCCAGACCCCCGTCCTCAACCTCGCAGGCCACTGCGACCCCAACGCGGGCACCTGCACCAGCCTCTCCTCCGACATCCAGTCCTGCCAGTCCCAGGGTGTCATCGTCCTTCTCTCCCTCGGCGGCGCATCCGGCAGCTACTCCCTCTCCTCCGCCGACGATGCCCAGAACGTCGCCAACTACCTCTGGGACAACTTCCTTGGCGGCAGCTCCTCCTCTCGCCCCCTCGGCGATGCCGTCCTCGATGGCATCGACTTCGACATCGAGGCGACCAACGGAGACTTCTTCGACGACCTTGCAAAGGATCTGGCGCAGTTCAGCAGCCAGGGAAAGAAGGTCTACCTCACGGCGGCGCCACAGTGCCCGTACCCCGACGCGCACCTCAACACGGCGCTGCAGACCGGGATTTTCGACTATGTCTGGATCCAGTTCTACAACAACCCACCGTGCCAGTACTCCTCGGGGAGCATCGACAATTTGACCGGTGCGTGGAGCACCTGGATATCGAGCGTGACGGCGACCAACTTTTTCTTGGGCTTGCCGGCGTCGACCGATGCGGCCGGGAGCGGGTACATCCCTCCCGACGTGCTGACTTCTCAGGTGCTGCCGGCAATTAAGGGCACGGCCAATTATGGTGGGATAATGCTGTGGAACAGGTACTACGATGAGCAGAACAACTACAGCGCCACCGTGAAGGATAGCGTTTGA